A single region of the Anabaena sphaerica FACHB-251 genome encodes:
- a CDS encoding PIN domain-containing protein, translated as MNTTMSKQYRIYLDACCLNRPFDDQTQSRIYLEAQAIMTIINQCQSGMWKLINSSALISELNQTPDIDRLQNVKKLLSIAKIKVINSSFIENRSAELQKLGFSSYDATHIASAERSQADVFLTTDDRLLKKAQTNSPLISVKINNPVQWLTEVIQTEESNDENPK; from the coding sequence ATGAACACAACCATGAGCAAACAATATAGAATATATTTAGATGCTTGTTGTTTAAATCGTCCCTTTGATGATCAAACACAATCCCGCATTTACCTAGAAGCACAAGCAATTATGACTATTATAAATCAATGTCAATCAGGAATGTGGAAACTAATTAATAGTAGTGCTTTAATTTCCGAATTAAACCAAACACCTGACATAGATAGACTACAAAATGTGAAAAAATTACTCTCCATTGCTAAAATAAAAGTTATTAATAGCTCTTTTATTGAAAACAGATCCGCCGAACTCCAAAAATTAGGATTTTCTAGTTATGATGCTACTCATATTGCCAGTGCAGAAAGAAGTCAGGCTGATGTATTTCTAACTACAGATGATAGACTTTTGAAAAAAGCACAAACAAATTCTCCATTAATTAGCGTCAAAATTAATAACCCTGTGCAATGGTTGACAGAAGTAATACAAACAGAGGAAAGCAATGATGAAAACCCAAAATGA
- a CDS encoding hybrid sensor histidine kinase/response regulator — translation MRQESDFSHLSLLDLFSMEVKAQGTVLNDSLLALETKPNPIEELAALMRAAHSIKGAARIVQIDPAVTLAHTMEDCFVAAQSGTITLTAADVDVLLQAVDMLLQMAEACVSNPEPEFNDGSIQDLVSAIANIIKSPVSAGEQGSRGAEEQRSRGEVGGVGEKEELIPLASYTVPNPQSPIPNPQSPIPNPQSPVPSPQSPDILQQRVVRVSADNLNRLMGLAGESLVEAKWLETFADSLLKLKANQVQLSSLLDGLQKLWGNAEVEHQRHGNRQIEEQMSNARQTANECRQLLSDRHNELELFCQRFSHLGDRLYRQVIATHATPFAERGQSFPRMVRDLARELGKRVNLEIIGKSTLVDRDILERLEAPLLHILRNAIDHGIETPQERLAVGKPEEGTIRIEVFHRAGMLLITVSDDGRGIDIEVLRQEVINKNHINPEIATQLNETELMEFLFLPSFSTAKTVTEISGRGVGLDVVHSTVREVGGTVRAASQLGKGMTLYLQMPLTLSVLRTLLVEIAHEPYAFGLARIERLMMLPKSEIIVSENQPFFMLNDQPVGLISAHQVLELPSHNINKEFLSVVVISDGVTRITGSNRLNYYGLVVDRFLGECSLVVRPLDSRLGKVPNMSAGALMDDGSPVLIVDVEDLVRSITKIIASGQLSQVNQSTHQAVIKTYKRILVVDDSITVREMERKLLENNGYKVDVAVNGMDGWNAVRSGDYDLVVTDIDMPRMNGFELTTQIRANAKLKNLPVIIVSYKDREEDRIQGLEAGANYYLTKSSFHDSTLLKAVIDVIGEG, via the coding sequence ATGAGACAAGAGTCAGATTTCAGTCATCTTTCCTTATTGGACTTATTCAGCATGGAGGTAAAAGCCCAGGGTACAGTGTTGAATGACTCACTGTTAGCACTGGAAACCAAGCCCAACCCCATAGAAGAACTAGCAGCTTTAATGCGTGCAGCCCACTCAATCAAGGGAGCAGCGCGGATTGTGCAGATTGATCCAGCTGTCACCCTAGCCCATACAATGGAAGACTGCTTTGTAGCTGCTCAGTCAGGAACAATAACCTTAACTGCGGCTGATGTCGATGTCTTGCTACAAGCAGTAGATATGCTGTTACAGATGGCTGAAGCTTGTGTTAGCAACCCAGAACCCGAATTTAACGATGGTAGTATCCAAGATTTGGTGAGTGCGATCGCTAATATCATTAAATCCCCAGTAAGTGCAGGGGAGCAGGGTAGCAGGGGAGCAGAGGAGCAGAGGAGCAGAGGGGAAGTAGGGGGAGTAGGGGAGAAAGAAGAATTAATACCCTTAGCCTCTTATACAGTCCCCAATCCCCAATCCCCAATCCCCAATCCCCAATCCCCAATCCCCAATCCCCAATCCCCAGTCCCCAGTCCCCAATCCCCAGACATCTTACAACAACGAGTGGTGCGAGTGAGTGCAGATAACCTCAATCGTTTAATGGGTTTAGCAGGGGAATCCTTAGTTGAAGCCAAATGGTTAGAGACATTTGCTGACTCGTTGCTGAAGCTAAAAGCAAATCAAGTCCAGTTATCCAGCCTATTGGATGGATTACAGAAGTTATGGGGTAATGCTGAAGTTGAGCATCAGCGTCATGGAAACAGGCAAATAGAAGAGCAAATGAGCAATGCTCGGCAAACAGCCAATGAATGTCGCCAGCTATTGAGCGATCGCCATAACGAACTAGAATTATTTTGCCAGCGTTTCTCCCACCTGGGAGATCGTCTATATCGTCAAGTCATCGCTACTCACGCCACACCCTTTGCTGAGAGGGGACAAAGTTTTCCGCGCATGGTGCGAGACTTAGCCAGAGAATTAGGTAAACGGGTAAATCTAGAAATCATCGGCAAATCTACCCTTGTAGATCGGGACATCCTAGAACGGCTAGAGGCTCCTTTATTGCATATCTTGCGAAACGCCATAGATCATGGGATTGAAACACCACAAGAACGTCTTGCAGTCGGTAAACCCGAAGAGGGAACAATTCGGATTGAAGTCTTCCATCGAGCCGGAATGTTATTAATTACCGTCTCCGATGATGGAAGGGGAATAGATATCGAAGTTTTGCGTCAAGAGGTCATCAATAAAAACCATATTAATCCCGAAATTGCCACCCAACTCAACGAAACTGAGTTAATGGAATTCCTATTTTTACCAAGTTTTTCCACAGCCAAAACTGTCACCGAGATTTCTGGTAGGGGTGTGGGTTTGGATGTGGTACATAGCACCGTGCGAGAAGTTGGTGGAACTGTGCGGGCGGCTTCCCAATTGGGTAAAGGAATGACGTTATACTTGCAAATGCCCCTCACTTTGTCAGTTCTGCGTACCTTATTGGTAGAAATAGCTCACGAACCTTATGCTTTTGGACTAGCACGAATTGAACGGTTGATGATGTTGCCTAAATCAGAAATTATTGTTTCAGAAAATCAGCCGTTTTTTATGCTCAACGATCAACCAGTAGGCTTGATCTCGGCTCATCAAGTTCTAGAATTACCATCACACAATATCAACAAAGAATTCCTGTCAGTTGTTGTCATCAGCGATGGGGTAACACGCATCACTGGCAGTAATCGCCTCAACTATTATGGCTTGGTTGTAGATCGCTTTCTCGGTGAGTGTAGTTTAGTAGTCCGCCCCCTAGATTCCCGACTGGGGAAAGTACCTAACATGAGTGCTGGTGCTTTGATGGATGATGGTTCTCCAGTGTTAATTGTCGATGTCGAGGATCTTGTCCGTTCTATTACTAAAATTATCGCTAGTGGGCAACTTAGTCAGGTCAATCAGTCAACTCATCAAGCAGTGATCAAAACCTACAAACGGATTTTGGTTGTTGATGATTCCATTACTGTCCGAGAAATGGAACGCAAATTGTTAGAAAATAATGGTTATAAAGTAGATGTAGCTGTCAATGGCATGGATGGATGGAATGCAGTCCGCAGTGGTGATTATGACTTAGTGGTAACGGATATTGATATGCCCCGGATGAATGGTTTTGAACTCACCACCCAAATTAGAGCTAATGCCAAATTGAAAAATTTACCTGTGATTATTGTTTCTTATAAAGACAGAGAAGAAGACCGGATTCAAGGCTTAGAAGCAGGAGCAAACTATTATTTAACTAAAAGCAGTTTTCATGATAGTACCTTATTAAAAGCTGTGATTGATGTTATTGGTGAGGGGTAA
- a CDS encoding chemotaxis protein CheW, translating into MNSITELSNVESCWNVIGIAGDAFGKPSYRTCPELSHFIHCRNCPVYSSAGRNLLDRSIPENYQNEWTQFFSKTKVEGKNKLVNFQPESETLTTTQTLTVAIFRLQKEWLALSAQVLKETISPTLIHTIPHRSNEILKGLVNIRGELQLCISLSNLLHLETVQTLPEALSPIVYSRMIVIEKGGNTWVFPVDEFYGLYRFHDDELRDPPNSATSAINTYTKGFFHWESRSLSYIDDELLFMSLRRKLLS; encoded by the coding sequence ATGAATTCCATAACTGAGCTATCAAATGTAGAAAGTTGCTGGAATGTGATTGGGATTGCAGGCGATGCCTTCGGCAAGCCTAGCTATCGCACCTGTCCAGAATTATCCCATTTTATCCACTGCCGTAATTGTCCCGTTTACTCTTCTGCTGGACGCAACTTACTAGATCGTTCCATCCCAGAAAACTATCAGAATGAATGGACTCAGTTTTTCTCAAAGACAAAAGTAGAGGGAAAAAATAAGCTAGTAAATTTCCAACCAGAATCTGAAACCTTAACCACAACACAAACCCTGACAGTAGCTATTTTCCGTTTACAAAAAGAATGGCTGGCACTGTCGGCGCAAGTCTTAAAAGAAACCATATCACCCACTTTAATTCACACCATACCCCATCGCAGCAACGAAATATTAAAAGGATTGGTGAATATCCGAGGAGAACTGCAATTGTGTATTTCTTTGAGCAACTTATTACATTTGGAAACTGTCCAAACCCTACCGGAAGCCTTAAGTCCTATAGTCTATTCACGCATGATAGTAATTGAAAAAGGGGGTAACACCTGGGTATTTCCTGTAGATGAATTTTATGGGTTATACCGATTTCATGACGATGAATTAAGAGATCCTCCAAACAGTGCGACATCAGCAATTAACACCTACACAAAAGGATTTTTTCACTGGGAATCACGCAGCCTGAGCTACATAGATGATGAATTATTATTCATGTCCTTAAGGAGAAAGTTACTGTCATGA
- a CDS encoding methyl-accepting chemotaxis protein, protein MFTNWKIKDLTLLGFSVPTVLMVVFSLMVYANSHQTRETLKQVNIAQIAIDGENEMVIAGLNMHRRLQRYVIDPQLYQDAIGEYAKHQQEFQTGLEKAKSVVKDSKQQARIDRMLELYNQYNSLKDDTVRRASSGTNKNELIKVFNDTRDLVDEFTKISDEFNQYEKENLQRSITATQSSIDLLTLAALTVSILSLSVVVIANFLITKFLGNRIAKTVEAAEKISSGDLTQSVIEGTSNSKDEIGQLLNAFQNMTHNLSSLIQQVQQSGIQVTSSATQIAASGKQLETSITEQVASTNQVTVAAKEISATSKELVKTVEEVAALSQATTVAASDSQKDLLQMETTMRQLVEATNSIAARLGVISEKANNINNIVVTITKVADQTNLLSLNAAIEAEKAGEYGLGFAVVAREIRRLADQTAVATIDIEQMVKQMQSSVSTGVMEMDKFAAEVGKSVEDVADISSQIGQIIEQVQELTPRYEAVSQGMEAQSQGAIQISDAMSQLSSNSVQTAASLREINQAITKLNQVAQGLRQEMSRFKVNNAGEQYVSNSNKLMGEN, encoded by the coding sequence ATGTTCACTAACTGGAAAATCAAAGATTTAACATTATTAGGCTTCTCTGTACCAACAGTTTTGATGGTTGTGTTTAGTTTAATGGTATATGCCAATTCTCATCAAACTAGGGAAACTTTGAAGCAAGTTAATATTGCTCAAATAGCAATTGATGGAGAAAATGAAATGGTAATTGCTGGACTGAATATGCATCGTCGTCTGCAAAGATATGTTATTGATCCACAATTATATCAAGATGCTATAGGAGAATATGCAAAACATCAACAAGAGTTTCAGACAGGATTGGAAAAAGCTAAAAGTGTAGTTAAAGATAGCAAGCAGCAAGCAAGAATAGATAGAATGCTGGAATTATATAATCAATATAATTCTTTAAAAGACGATACGGTAAGGAGGGCTAGTAGTGGTACAAACAAAAATGAACTGATTAAAGTTTTTAACGATACAAGGGATCTTGTTGATGAATTCACAAAAATAAGTGATGAATTTAATCAGTATGAAAAAGAGAATTTACAAAGAAGTATTACGGCAACACAATCTTCTATAGACTTGCTGACTTTAGCTGCCTTAACTGTCTCTATATTATCTTTATCTGTTGTAGTCATTGCTAATTTTTTGATTACTAAATTTTTAGGTAATAGAATTGCCAAAACGGTAGAAGCAGCAGAAAAAATCTCTTCGGGAGATTTAACTCAATCTGTGATTGAAGGTACATCAAATAGCAAAGATGAGATTGGACAACTGCTCAATGCTTTTCAAAACATGACCCATAATTTAAGTAGCCTGATACAACAAGTACAACAATCAGGCATACAAGTAACCTCATCAGCTACCCAAATAGCAGCCTCAGGGAAACAACTAGAAACAAGTATTACAGAACAAGTAGCCTCAACAAACCAAGTCACAGTAGCAGCTAAAGAAATATCAGCCACCTCCAAAGAATTAGTCAAAACAGTAGAAGAAGTAGCCGCCCTATCCCAAGCCACAACAGTAGCAGCAAGTGATAGTCAAAAAGACTTATTACAAATGGAAACAACCATGAGACAACTGGTAGAAGCAACAAATTCTATCGCAGCCAGATTGGGAGTAATAAGTGAAAAAGCCAATAATATTAATAATATAGTTGTCACAATTACGAAGGTGGCAGATCAAACGAATTTACTGTCATTAAATGCAGCCATAGAAGCCGAAAAAGCAGGGGAATATGGTTTAGGTTTTGCAGTGGTAGCCAGAGAAATTAGGCGGTTAGCAGATCAAACAGCAGTAGCAACAATAGATATTGAACAAATGGTCAAACAAATGCAATCATCCGTTTCTACAGGTGTGATGGAAATGGATAAATTTGCAGCAGAAGTAGGAAAAAGTGTGGAAGATGTGGCTGATATTAGTAGTCAAATTGGGCAAATTATTGAGCAAGTACAAGAGTTAACACCCAGATATGAAGCGGTAAGTCAAGGTATGGAAGCACAGTCTCAAGGAGCAATACAAATTAGTGATGCTATGTCACAGTTGAGTAGTAATTCTGTGCAAACTGCTGCTTCTTTACGAGAAATTAATCAGGCTATTACTAAACTTAATCAAGTTGCTCAAGGTTTACGTCAAGAGATGAGCCGTTTCAAAGTGAATAATGCTGGAGAGCAGTACGTCAGCAACAGTAATAAATTGATGGGAGAGAATTAA